The following DNA comes from Astatotilapia calliptera chromosome 6, fAstCal1.2, whole genome shotgun sequence.
aactgtgtatatgctgtgtatttattatctcaTTCTTATTGCCTGTTTATGCCCTGTCCTTGTCTTCAATGTCGTGCTGCTCCATTGTATCTTatttgccccttggggataagggctgattattatattatttttttacatatatattctGATTTCCAAATACATTCAATACAAAGCAAATTCCAAAGAACAAATTGAAAACAGTACTGAACACAAATGTTGCTCTGGCCAGTTAACTCATTTTGACAGTTCCTTTACGGTGTGTGAAATGgaagtgttttgtgtgttgttgttgtttttgttttttctcctctgataTCCAAAGTTTGTCATTTCACAAAAAATTTGCATAGCAGAATCCAAAGAAGCAGTAAACTTAAAATTTAGTATCAATTTGTCTGTATCGTTCTGATCTGGGGTTGCGCCGTTTTTCTTATGTTGTacatttgcactttatgtggTCCTGTGTTGATTGTCCTATGTAGCACCACGGTCTTGGAAGAACGCTGATTtgcttcactgtgtactgtagcactgcacatggttgaaataacaaagccacttgacttgatGTGCTCGTAAACACTATAAtcactagtgatgtgcgataccactgatttcctttccgatccgataacgagtaatattcagggtggtatcgacgatactgatccgatacgatactttgtacaaaaacgtattttatttattgtatctcaaattatagcgtcataatgattacaggacataagattacttgttcttatcacttaataatgcagagttcatcatatagaaataaaaaaactaaagttgtgCCTATTTGAATCTAATTCATAATTTGTTGGCTCCGTAGCCACCTTTCTATATGCCTTTAGATAGTACAACTATTATAGCAAGTGCTATGAATAAGATATATCTATCTGCttagcacttttattttttatgtttagttaAGTGTTGTCTTACAGTGTGTTTTGCACTAAGTACCgaagcaatttcctaatgttgtaaacctgctcaacattaggaaataaaacccattctgattcagAGGTGAACTTTGGtcatctcagtctctcactaaACGCTCTTCTGTGACTGGTCAAGCACACGATGGGAGGGTGGGAGGTATTGTGCAGCATTTtacttatcttggacaacaatctgtggttacatttttttagtGGGTGGAAGAATAATAGAATCCTCCAGAAAAAGGAGCACAGATATACTGGGCATAATTAAATGCACTGTACTAGATTAGACTGAGATCGCTATCCAGGACATAAGATAAGCTTTATTAGTCCCAGAGCTGGGAAATTCACCTTGTTACAGCAGCAACGTGGACAGAGCAGGATTAAataaatgccaaaaaaataacagcaataTTACTctgattaaataaatgaaatagatataaaaatacgTTTGACTAGTAGCGACAAAAAGAGAATGTTTAATAGTGAGATGTTGGATGTTTTTTTAGCAGGTATTGAGTATTGCACATTGAGATACTTAGTGATCAGTTGGTGGATGTGTGTATTCACGTGTTCATtcgctgttgttgtttatagtAGAGTCGGTAACTGTAGCTGGAAGGAAACGGACTGATGCAGACTAAGAGATCAGGGCCAAAGTGTGGAAGCGAGCTGCCGTAAGGTGACTAACTAATGGTGATTTCTGATATACAACAACGTGAGTGAAACTCGAGGCCGCTGTGCTTTGGTTAGAAGTGAGCAGCTCTCACAGACGTCTCGCTGGTCCGTGGGCGTCCAGCTGCATCGGTGTGTTTGCTGGGAGTTCGCGGCGTCACTTTGTCCCACAGCTGCGCTCACCAGATGCTGCTTTTAAGTCGGAGTGCGCGAACGAACATGTGTCTGAGCTGGAAAAGGGCTTTTCACGGAGCTGTGCTGCGGCTCCTTTGTTTTAGGAAAGAAAAGAGCGCAAAAAGCCGCCGAGCAGCGCTGAGCTCCGCACTGAGTCGCTGAGCTTTGGAGGCTCCACAAAGCAAGAGCAGAGAGCACCAGAGCCCGACACGAGGCCTGCCCGAGGAGACACGAGTCCGCTGTGGACTGCTCCACTGTCGGCCTGCAGTGCTGCTCACACACTCACTTTGAGCTCTTTGATCCCGAGACACGAAACACAAACGGAAGCATTGCGTGGCGCACGCGAGAGCGGCGCGCGCTACATTCACTCTCCACGGTTCTCATGGTGCGTTTAAGTGCAGTGTGACGCTTCCGAGTTGCCATCACTGCACCGTGACTCGATCAGAGGGAAAGAGGAAAATGTCAGAGGAAGCACCTGCTGCTGCCGCCGCCCCGGCGGCCAAGAAGAAGACGACGGCTTCCAAGCCGAAGAAGGTGGGCCCCAGCGTGGGCGAGTTGATCGTGAAAGCCGTGGCCGCTTCCAAGGAGCGCAGCGGCGTGTCCACAGCCGCTCTCAAGAAGGCTCTGGCTGCCGGAGGCTACGATGTGGACAAGAACAAGGCCCGCGTCAAGACCGCCATCAAGAGCCTGGTGGCCAAGGGCACTCTGGTGCAGACCAAGGGCACCGGGGCCTCCGGATCCTTCAAGATGAACAAGAAGGCTACCGAGAGCAAAGCCAAGAAGCCCGCAAAGAAAGCTGCTCCCAAAGCCAAGAAGCCCGCCCCTGCCAAAGCCAAGAAGCCGGCAGCAGCCGCTAAAAAGTCCCCCAAGAAGCCAGCGGCAGCCAAGAAGCCCGCAGCAGCTAAGAAGTCCCCCAAGAAGGCCAAGAAGCCCGCTGTGGCGGCCAAAAAGCCCAGCAAGAGCCCCAAGAAGGCGGCAGCCAAGAGCCCCAAGAAGGTCACCAAGAAGCCTCCCGCAGCCAAGAAAGCCCCCGCCAAGAAGGCCGCCAAGCCCAAAGCCAAGAAGGCGGCCACAGCAGCCAAGAAGAAGTGAGCTGCCAACACTCTCGCGCTCAACAACGGCTCTTCTCAGAGCCACCACAGCAACACGCCAGAGCTCCTTCCTCACAATCACGCAACATTCTCTTATTCACAATAATAGCATTATTGTCAAAGCAAGATAAGATactttttgggtttgtttttttctcataacACTTGCAGCTTGTATTACTATCATGGCTCACATTTCACAATCAGAAAgtgaacagagcaggagggacaGAGCCAGGgacaaagtttattcatgcaggtccatatgacagagaatatgcatcttctttttattttcatattataatttctatttaattgtgttgtggtttgcagtgttttgtgttgtttcactttaaatttgtaaaaggaaaaagctgaaaatttaaatagttaaaagttgaaatgtgaatagttggatTTTATTATAGTtgatttattacatttcatgtggagtgaataaataaaagtatatttacggtggcccctacagacaaaacacgtaaaaactccaaaacacctacaaaagacaacacaagtgctccaggatgctagggggcagtgttgaacttttgttgaactatttttacattagtaattcattgtgcataattttatattattgttaataataaattaaaacaacctgaagatcTGGTTGGGAGGCGAAAGactcccccccccacacacacacgagaaTAAGGTAATACTACATTTCCATATACACGAGGATGTTTGCTCAGAAAGAAGTGTGTGGCTCTGAAAAGAGCCTTTGTTTATTGGTTTCGTGCGTGAAGCAGAGGCTTTGGCATTTACTTGGCCTTGACAGGCTTCTCGGTCTTCTTGGGCAGCAGCACGGCCTGGATGTTGGGCAGCACACCACCCTGGGCGATGGTGACTCCGCCAAGGAGCTTGTTGAGCTCCTCGTCGTTGCGCACAGCCAGCTGCAGGTGACGTGGGATAATACGAGTCTTCTTGTTGTCGCGGGCTGCGTTGCCAGCCAGCTCGAGGATCTCAGCGGTCAGGTACTCGAGCACAGCTGCCAGGTAGACGGGGGCGCCGGCACCCACGCGCTGCGCATAGTTGCCTTTGCGCAGCAGCCTGTGGACGCGACCCACGGGGAACTGGAGCCCGGCACGGGATGAACGGGTCTTAGCCTTAGCTCTGGCTTTGCCTCCGGTTTTGCCACGCCCACTCATTTTGAACCTTCTCTTTGCAGTGTCAACACTCAAAGGAAATGTGGCCCGATCGGCGCCGAGCCTGGCTTATATTTCCGCAGAGCGCGGGCGGCTTCGTCACACACCAATCGCAGACAGGCTCGCGGCAGCGCGCCTTTTCAAAGCACCTTCCTCCAATGAGCAGCGCACACTTAGGCGGGGCGGGGCTCCTCTGAGCGGTGCTGAGCATCACGCGGAGCCCCTCACCAATCACGAGCCGCAGCGGCACCGCGTCACAGCCAGTCACACACTTTAAGAGCGGCGAGTCTCCTCCGCttgttacattttctgttttaaacgCAGGAAAgttaaagagagaaagaatggcAAGAACCAAGCAGACCGCTCGCAAATCCACTGGCGGCAAAGCCCCCAGGAAGCAGCTGGCCACCAAGGCCGCTCGTAAGAGCGCCCCGGCCACCGGAGGCGTCAAGAAACCTCACCGTTACAGGCCCGGCACCGTGGCTCTGCGCGAGATCCGCCGTTACCAGAAGTCCACCGAGCTGCTCATTCGCAAGCTGCCCTTCCAGCGCCTGGTCCGCGAGATCGCTCAGGATTTCAAGACCGACTTGCGCTTCCAGAGCTCAGCTGTCATGGCTCTGCAGGAGGCCAGCGAGGCTTACCTGGTCGGACTCTTCGAGGACACCAACCTGTGCGCCATCCACGCCAAGAGGGTCACCATCATGCCCAAAGACATTCAGCTGGCTCGCCGCATCCGCGGAGAGAGGGCTTAAGCTGTCTGCACGCCCTCTTACAAACAACGGCTCTTTTCAGAgccaacacactcacacagagagCGCGCTCCTTTCTTACAATAACATTAACCTCATACAAGACAGTacaagacagtttttttttttttatataatagaAGCCATATGCTTGGCATGAGGGTGGCATCCAGTAACTTGATCTAAGCACCAGTACTTCCAATTCTTTCCTGCTACACATAAGTTTACATTACTTACAGTAGAAGAAGACtgtgacacccctgctctaaagtaCCTTTAGAGTTGTTTAAATTGGCTATAAACTATGAATGTACATAACAATAAGCCTAACATGGATCAGATATTTTTCAcagttcatgttcagttcacaggtgcatattttttttttttcactccccAAAGATGTATAAAAAACTAACAATTTAACACAATTCTTTGAACTAACTTTGAGCATGGAAACACAGCATCGTCATGTTCCGCTGGCGTTGATCCAATACCTAGGCCACATCGCTGATGTTGCATTGAAGCTGACTTTTGGGAACTCTGTTAAACTAATCTCACTGCACAAACTGTCTTCAGACTTTGACACTAACATTGATAACATACAGAAAAATTATACTGTGAAGCTGTCCAGATCAGTCCAGTCAAGTAGAGATCATAGATATAGCGCCGCCGGAGAATGACTCGCTGCCACTTTCAAGTCAGAAAATATAGTATTGACATTCTGAATAATCTGTTGCGATCATCTGTGAATGCTATTGCATGTACTAAAGCCACTTCTAAAACTACATTGATTCTGGAAGTATGGAAGTTCTGGTATTCAGAGTTTCAAGGTAAAACCTCATTAACAACCTATTTGATCTGGGGACAACTAATAATATTTCATGGCATGACCTTCCCCCCTTTTCTGGCTCTGTTGGAGGCACCACTGGTTATTGGCCTTTAATAAAGATATTAACTGGATATAAACTGTTGGATTGTCTCTGTGACACATGTAGTACTCAATCTCATATCGTGTACAGTACACAGCTACTtatggggcgccgtttgtaaagtgaaacatgctgaaattaacggcaacatttttccacatttcgctcaaaaccttacaaaaacatattttttcgagtaatttttacaacatttagtaaaatatttgtaacttttcatcaaatgttaaatattaaatctaaatgttaactattaaatctaaatatatttaaatctaaatgttaaatgttaaatctaaatattatatttaaatctaaatgttaaatcttaatctaaatgttaaatgttaaatctaaatattatatttaaatctaaatgttaaatcttaatctaaatgttaaatcttaatctaaatgttaaatgttaaacctaaatgtttaggctaatatgcaaatttattgtacggatcaacggaaataccaaaataaaagcttcccgAAAACCTCTGGTGCAACATTGTGTCTGTTCTCCTCCTCACTTCTCCCCGCCATGTGCTGCTTCACTTCTTGCCTACGAGCATGTCCAGCGATTTTGCTGGACATGTGCTGCAGCGATTGTGAAGTGGAGACTGCAGCTGCTAAGAGTGCACTACTGCTGAACCTTTGGATGGCCGACAAAACGGATCTTCCgatgttttcagctaaatcgCCGGACGTGCTTTCTCATGGTCGGGTTATGGCTGAATTCCAGTGGAATGACGGTCCCGCCataatagacgttccagccatgtgttccagccctaaacctaaccttatccctaactATAACCTTATTCCTAACCTTTACTAGCAGTTAAATGACGtaaaatagtgttttccaaatcGATCTTTAGAAAATGAacgaacatgtgtagattgaGCTCTCCTTTTTCCGATGCTATAATTTAGGAACGTGTTGGGTACCCAAAAGCATAACATGTTGACAATTTGTCACCTAGAGAAAAttattacgctttgggagtgagaacgtgtctgACCACTACCGGCACACTTTTGCACTGGAGGTTTTcagaaagcttttattttggtatttccgcGGATCCGTGcaataaatttgcatgttagcctaaacatttagatttaacatttagatttaaatataatatttagatttaacatttagattgaatatttaacatttagatttaacatttaaaattctgttttaaatatgaaaagttacaaatattttactaaatgttgtaaaaaattacttgtttttgagctaaatgtggaaaaatgttgccgttaatttcagcatgtttcactttacaaacggcgccccataGCTACTGCACCCCAGGCACAGTCATGCTGTTCCTCGTTTCCGCCAAAGGCCAGTAGATGGCCGTAGTTTCAAGCACTCCTGTTTTCTTTTACGTCCTCAAATCAGATGTAAATTCAGGAGTCCGTCAAGCAACGACTCACATTTGTTTCTGAACAGCCAAAATGAGTGGAAGAGGAAAGGGAGGTAAAGGACTCGGCAAAGGAGGCGCAAAGCGTCACCGTAAGGTGCTTCGTGATAACATCCAGGGCATCACTAAGCCAGCTATCCGCCGCCTGGCTCGCCGTGGTGGTGTGAAGCGTATTTCTGGTCTGATCTACGAGGAGACCCGTGGCGTGTTGAAGGTGTTTCTGGAGAACGTCATCCGCGACGCCGTCACCTACACCGAGCACGCCAAGAGAAAGACCGTCACCGCCATGGATGTGGTGTACGCTCTCAAGAGACAGGGCCGCACTCTGTACGGCTTTGGTGGTTAAGCTTACTGCActgacgacaacaacaacaacggcaACAAAGGTCCTTTTCAGGGCCACCCATCTCCTCTGTAGAGCTGATCCTATCTCTTTTGTTTGTCTAGTCAAGTTCTATCAAACTTCTTTTCATATAAATGGTCAATCTGACTTGGAACCCGTATTGGAAAAGCTTTTGATGTGTGATACAGCTCTGCAGTAGTTGCGGTAGGTggggttttcttgttttttttttattaatttttttttttttaagtgggccATATACTGACCGTAGTGTTGAGGCAGACATGACACCGTATTCTCAGGTTACTGTCGCCGCTTTATTCTCTGCGCAACGTCTCCCTCGTCTGGCTTCCACGTGACCTGCATCCAAAGCAGCAACTATTCATGACATGCAGCACACTCAAATTCTGAATGTGTTTGCAACTTATTTTTGTCAAGAACTTCACTGCAGAAAGCTCAATGTACCACGTGGGTAACAAATATTTAGTATTAAAGGAAGGAGATGGTaattataaattaaatattctccaagataatacaaaaaatatctataaaaaaattaatgaaaccAAAAATGAAGGTGTAATTCAATATAAGTATGCAAATGAAGATGAAAACCTTTCAATAGTTAAAAATATACAAGACAAATTATTATCTGAAAGCATAAGAGACGTGGTATGGCTCATCTCGCTCGGGCGCCTCCCTGTGAGAGCAGTGGTACAATGGAGTTGCTTTGTTACCACCATGAAATGTCCTATGACAGGCTGTGATAAAGATGAGACCCTAGAACATCTTCTATTGGATTGTTATAGGACAACTGAGATCAGGCAGAAGATGACAGAGATTGGCTATGATGTGGATGTTAATATTAAAGCAGTTAAATAtggtttgtttaaagaaaaaatgtgtgacGACAAAAGGAGACTCTTTTGGTTAGTAATGTGTgtaataaacacacatatttgGAAAACTCGTGCCAAAGGAGTACTTGAACAAAAGATGATAAGTAGTGATGTGCTGAGTAAACATATCATTACAGACCTGCGGAGAAGACGAACAATGGACCTGAAACTTGGGAAAGTTTTCCCCTGGAACGAATTAAAACTGTAAGTCTTGTGAACGTTGTGTGGACTCAGATGCTAGATTTTCCTCCTTGTTTCTCCCTTTTGTATGTGCTCATGGTTTTGTATATGTAattgtatgtgtatgtgcattttATATGTAAACttgtttactttaaataaaGTGTAATTATATACAGGCTTCTTCAAAAGATTACTGCCATAAAGATGACTTCTGCCTGAGGCTCCAATGACTCAACCAGCAGTGCGAGAGCAGCCGCTCTGTCCGTTTCAGTGTACAGTGAAGTGGACTGTTGCGATAGGTCAGAAGAAGCCTGCGCTAATTTAATGAATGCTACCTTTTCAGACAGTCTCTTAAATATTTACGTTTGAACTTACTGAAAACAGTTTCTAGCCTTGACAATTCTGATGACACGAACTCTGAGAAAGATTAAAAACTGGTGCAAAACAGATGGGAACCTGTGATTATcaacattaaaaacacttcttttcattttgttgtacatTGCACTGAATTAAGCCTGTCGAGCAGCTGAAACAGTTCTAGGGAATGTGCTAATTATCCAAACCTCTTTATGATTcaacagtttttattcattaacagcacaaagtgaaaaacaaacagaatccCATACATTTCAAATCATTACGTACATTTACAGATACATATTGTAATGATCAGCAGCTGTTGCTGTAAATTAATGTAGTTTCATGCCATACCACAAGGTGGCCCTATCTGTTAACATGGGCATGCGAGCTAAGAAGCGGTGAGATACTCTTGTTCTTCCGGCTGGCTAAGATTGAATAATAAAAGTACGTTGTAGATCATAAAAGGACCCCTTCTTCATAAATAAggagacaaacaaaacacatataTGGGAAAAGGAggatgaatgtttttggaagtagtttttagttttagctattttagggggatatctgtgtgtgcaggtgactattactgtgcataattattaggcaacttaacaaaaaacaaatatatacccatttcaattatttatttttaccagtgacaccaatataacatctccacattcataaatatacatttctgacattcaaaaacaaaacaaaaacaaatcagcgaccaatatagccacctttctttgcaaggacactcaaaagcctgccatccatggattctgtcagtgttttgatctgttcaccatcaacattgcgtgcagcagcaaccacagcctcccagacactgttcagagaggtgtactgttttccctccttgtaaatctcacatttgatgatggaccacaggttctcaatggggttcagatcaggtgaacaaggtggccatgtcattagtttttcctcttttataccctttcattccagccacgctgtggagtacttggacgcgtgtgatggagcattgtcctgcatgaaaatcatgtttttcttgaaggatgcagacttcttcctgtaccactgcttgaaggtgtcttccagaaactggcagtaggactgggagttgagcttgactccatcctcaacccgaaaaggccccacaagctcatctttgatgataccagcccaaaccagtactccacctccaccttgctggcgtctgagtgggactggagctctctgccctttaccaatccagccacgggcccatccatctggcccatcaagactcactctcatttcatcagtccataaaaccttagaaaaaccagtcttgagatatttcttggcccagtcttgacgtttcagcttgtgtgtcttgttcagtggtggtcgtctttcagcctttcttaccttggccatgtctctgagtattgcacaccttgtgcttttgggcactccagtgatgttgcagctctgaaatatggccaaactggtggcaagtggcatcttggcagctgcacgcttgacttttctcagttcacgggcagttattttgcgccttggtttttccacacgcttcttgcgaccctgttgactattttgaatgaaacgcttgattgttcgatgatcacgcttcagaagctttgcaattttgagactgatgcatccctctgcaagatatctcactatttttgacttttctgagcctgtcaagtccttcttttgacccattttgccaaaggaaaggacgttgcctaata
Coding sequences within:
- the LOC113023375 gene encoding histone H1-like, which encodes MSEEAPAAAAAPAAKKKTTASKPKKVGPSVGELIVKAVAASKERSGVSTAALKKALAAGGYDVDKNKARVKTAIKSLVAKGTLVQTKGTGASGSFKMNKKATESKAKKPAKKAAPKAKKPAPAKAKKPAAAAKKSPKKPAAAKKPAAAKKSPKKAKKPAVAAKKPSKSPKKAAAKSPKKVTKKPPAAKKAPAKKAAKPKAKKAATAAKKK
- the LOC113024738 gene encoding histone H2A; protein product: MSGRGKTGGKARAKAKTRSSRAGLQFPVGRVHRLLRKGNYAQRVGAGAPVYLAAVLEYLTAEILELAGNAARDNKKTRIIPRHLQLAVRNDEELNKLLGGVTIAQGGVLPNIQAVLLPKKTEKPVKAK
- the LOC113024546 gene encoding histone H3-like, whose amino-acid sequence is MARTKQTARKSTGGKAPRKQLATKAARKSAPATGGVKKPHRYRPGTVALREIRRYQKSTELLIRKLPFQRLVREIAQDFKTDLRFQSSAVMALQEASEAYLVGLFEDTNLCAIHAKRVTIMPKDIQLARRIRGERTAKMSGRGKGGKGLGKGGAKRHRKVLRDNIQGITKPAIRRLARRGGVKRISGLIYEETRGVLKVFLENVIRDAVTYTEHAKRKTVTAMDVVYALKRQGRTLYGFGG